One window from the genome of Nicotiana tomentosiformis chromosome 5, ASM39032v3, whole genome shotgun sequence encodes:
- the LOC104090155 gene encoding receptor-like protein kinase THESEUS 1 yields MLPPAELPSVFELKMMSLKRLFFASIVCFLSFSSLVCASFTPVDCFLISCGGSKSIQVEDGRVFEPDFGDSDVGLSTNSLMTVSNSENGLSELHNSARVFTKSSVYTISTKEIGRHWLRLHFYPVKNNQHNLKSAVFSVVANGITLLHEFSFSKLGKIDPLLKEYVVEIGGSSFENLVLTLTPASGSIAFINGIEVVSIPEGQFDFSVIPIPMGPGFVIPSSVALETAYRVNMGGPKLTPRNDTLWRIWNSDHSFLVHPSSARNVTKDPKTVKYPAGESVDIAPNWVYSTAQEMADAKVMDQKFNITWAFQVEHGFTYFIRMHFCDVVSASLNNLIFDVYINNQTAVESLDISTKTMALSAAYFADFVVNISTGSDKLFVQVGPSNLRTTQANAILNGLEIMKMSNPSNSLDGEFVEYSSNSKRSNTKKHVMVAIFATVGGLAGLFLIAVFCFLCFVCFRKPKVLAKQKSLSWLSFPNQVGLSETKISAGSFASTTPSRTLGRIFAFSEIREATKDFDESLVIGVGGFGKVYKGVLENGVMVAVKRGNSKSQQGLVEFRTEIEMLSKLRHRHLVSLIGYCEELNEMILVYEFMAGGPLRKHLYGSDIPHLSWKQRLEVCIGAAKGLHYLHTGAAECIIHRDVKTTNILLDENLTAKVADFGLSKFGPALDQTHVSTAVKGSFGYLDPEYYRRQQLTEKSDVYSFGVVLMEVLCARSAINPSLPREQVNIAEWAMHWQKKGQLEQIIDPYLVGKVSIDSLRKYGETAEKCLAEYGCERPSMGDVLWNLEYALHLQEAATQSLEDENSHNIPDIPYLIQRVESGPADEIDIVSHGESDVTTSSGVFSQLMNPKGR; encoded by the coding sequence ATGCTACCTCCCGCAGAATTACCGAGTGTGTTTGAATTGAAGATGATGTCTTTAAAAAGGTTGTTTTTTGCTAGCATTGTGTGTTTTCTCAGTTTTTCATCATTGGTATGTGCTTCTTTTACCCCAGTAGACTGTTTCTTGATTAGCTGTGGGGGTAGTAAATCTATACAAGTTGAAGATGGCAGGGTTTTTGAGCCTGATTTTGGGGATTCTGATGTGGGGTTGAGTACCAATTCACTTATGACAGTATCAAATAGTGAAAATGGTTTATCTGAACTTCATAATTCTGCTAGAGTTTTTACTAAAAGTTCAGTATATACCATTAGTACAAAGGAAATTGGTAGACATTGGTTAAGGTTGCATTTTTACCCTGTCAAGAATAATCAGCACAACCTAAAATCAGCTGTTTTTTCTGTTGTGGCAAATGGTATTACACTGCTTCATGAGTTTTCCTTttcaaaattggggaaaattGATCCTCTCCTAAAGGAATACGTAGTCGAAATAGGTGGATCGAGTTTTGAGAATTTAGTACTTACATTGACTCCAGCAAGTGGTTCAATTGCATTTATCAATGGGATAGAAGTGGTTTCTATACCTGAGGGACAATTTGATTTTAGTGTTATCCCAATTCCAATGGGTCCCGGGTTTGTTATTCCATCCTCGGTTGCCTTAGAAACAGCTTATAGAGTGAATATGGGAGGTCCAAAGTTGACACCAAGAAATGACACTTTGTGGAGGATATGGAATTCAGATCATTCATTTCTTGTCCATCCTTCTTCTGCCCGCAACGTGACTAAGGATCCGAAAACAGTCAAGTATCCAGCAGGTGAGTCGGTTGATATTGCACCGAATTGGGTTTATTCTACTGCTCAAGAAATGGCAGATGCCAAAGTAATGGATCAGAAGTTTAACATTACATGGGCATTTCAAGTTGAACATGGATTCACTTACTTCATTAGGATGCATTTCTGCGACGTTGTTAGTGCTTCTCTTAACAATTTGATCTTTGATGTGTACATCAATAACCAAACGGCTGTGGAGTCATTGGATATCTCTACCAAGACAATGGCATTATCGGCTGCTTACTTTGCGGATTTTGTAGTAAATATATCTACGGGCTCGGATAAACTTTTCGTTCAAGTTGGTCCTTCTAATTTAAGGACTACTCAAGCCAATGCAATTCTAAACGGTTTGGAGATAATGAAAATGAGCAATCCTAGTAATAGCCTCGATGGAGAATTTGTCGAATATTCCAGCAATTCCAAAAGATCAAACACTAAGAAACATGTCATGGTAGCAATTTTCGCTACGGTAGGAGGGTTAGCAGGATTATTTCTCATCGCAGTGTTCTGTTTTCTCTGTTTTGTTTGTTTCCGCAAGCCAAAGGTATTGGCAAAACAAAAATCTTTGTCATGGCTATCTTTTCCAAATCAAGTTGGACTTTCAGAAACCAAAATATCAGCAGGTAGTTTCGCTTCAACGACACCTTCACGGACCTTGGGCCGCATCTTCGCCTTCTCTGAGATTCGTGAAGCTACCAAGGACTTTGATGAGAGCTTGGTCATTGGCGTTGGTGGCTTTGGTAAAGTTTACAAAGGGGTGCTGGAAAATGGGGTTATGGTTGCTGTAAAGAGGGGAAACAGTAAATCTCAACAAGGACTCGTGGAATTCAGGACAGAGATCGAGATGTTATCCAAGCTTCGCCATAGACATCTAGTTTCGCTAATTGGCTATTGTGAGGAGCTCAATGAGATGATCCTCGTATACGAATTCATGGCAGGTGGACCGCTTAGAAAACATTTGTATGGATCAGATATTCCTCATCTGTCATGGAAACAAAGACTAGAAGTATGCATTGGAGCTGCAAAAGGATTGCATTATCTTCACACGGGGGCAGCCGAGTGCATCATCCACCGCGATGTCAAGACTACCAACATCTTGTTAGACGAAAATCTCACCGCAAAAGTGGCTGATTTTGGTCTATCAAAATTTGGTCCTGCATTAGATCAAACTCATGTGAGTACTGCTGTGAAGGGAAGTTTTGGTTACCTCGATCCAGAGTATTATCGTCGACAGCAACTTACAGAGAAGTCTGATGTCTATTCTTTTGGAGTAGTACTTATGGAGGTTCTATGTGCTCGGTCAGCAATCAATCCGTCTCTTCCAAGAGAACAAGTAAACATAGCGGAATGGGCAATGCATTGGCAAAAGAAGGGCCAATTAGAGCAGATAATAGATCCTTATCTTGTCGGAAAAGTGAGCATTGATTCACTTAGAAAATATGGCGAAACTGCTGAGAAGTGTTTGGCTGAGTACGGTTGTGAGAGGCCATCGATGGGAGACGTTCTTTGGAATCTTGAATATGCTCTTCACTTGCAAGAGGCTGCTACACAATCATTAGAAGATGAGAACAGCCATAATATACCGGATATACCTTACTTAATCCAACGTGTTGAGTCGGGACCTGCTGACGAAATTGACATTGTTAGCCATGGAGAATCAGATGTAACAACTTCTTCTGGAGTGTTCTCTCAGCTAATGAATCCAAAGGGAAGATAA